The following coding sequences are from one Arachis hypogaea cultivar Tifrunner chromosome 7, arahy.Tifrunner.gnm2.J5K5, whole genome shotgun sequence window:
- the LOC112702431 gene encoding uncharacterized protein translates to MASSRPPPSKSADLDLTIVSAKHLKNVNWKNGVLKPYVVFWVDPDRRLATKSDDSGSTKPIWNERFTLPLPPSYPPLHDTFLTLEVFHSRPSDTPNPLVGSLKIPLKDIDETSDPTRIRKFTLSRPSGRPQGKIHLKLGLLGRTPLPPPPPSQTIPDYPNPNPNNSNSPMFCYVPNPAARDYRGFSPSPSPSSPPYTAYGSASYGSSYSDLYSGYYPGYSGAVPPYPSRPFIDRPVGYAGPSGPSAPLDYSSSYEHKPKGGGGGVGKMGLGAGVAVGAVAGALGGLALEEGMKYEEDKIAERVESSSMATRDDYDYRGDY, encoded by the coding sequence ATGGCGTCATCACGGCCTCCTCCGTCGAAATCGGCTGACCTGGACCTCACGATCGTCTCAGCCAAGCACCTCAAAAACGTGAACTGGAAGAACGGCGTTCTCAAACCCTACGTCGTGTTCTGGGTCGACCCTGATCGCCGATTGGCCACTAAATCCGACGATTCCGGCTCCACAAAACCCATCTGGAACGAGCGCTTCACCCTCCCTCTTCCGCCTTCCTACCCACCCCTCCACGACACTTTCCTCACCCTCGAAGTATTCCACTCTCGCCCTTCTGATACCCCTAACCCCCTTGTAGGTTCCCTCAAAATCCCCCTCAAAGACATTGACGAAACCTCCGACCCCACCCGCATCCGCAAATTCACCCTCTCAAGACCCTCCGGCCGCCCCCAGGGCAAGATCCACCTCAAATTGGGACTCCTTGGCCGAACTCCTCTACCGCCGCCGCCGCCATCGCAGACAATTCCTGACTacccaaaccctaaccctaataacAGCAATTCTCCGATGTTCTGTTACGTACCTAACCCAGCTGCGCGTGACTACAGAGGATTCTCGCCTtcaccttctccttcttctcctccttacACTGCGTACGGTTCTGCCTCTTACGGTAGTTCTTATAGTGATTTGTACTCTGGGTACTACCCGGGTTACTCCGGTGCGGTTCCGCCGTATCCTTCGAGGCCGTTTATTGATCGGCCCGTGGGCTATGCTGGGCCTAGTGGGCCTTCTGCCCCGCTTGATTACTCTTCCTCTTATGAGCATAAGCCCAAggggggtggtggtggtgttgggaAGATGGGCCTTGGTGCTGGGGTTGCGGTGGGTGCTGTTGCTGGAGCGTTGGGTGGGCTTGCTTTGGAAGAAGGTATGAAGTATGAGGAGGACAAGATTGCTGAGAGGGTTGAGAGTTCAAGCATGGCTACAAGGGACGATTATGATTACCGAGGAGATTATTGA